Proteins co-encoded in one Sulfurospirillum arsenophilum NBRC 109478 genomic window:
- the ispG gene encoding flavodoxin-dependent (E)-4-hydroxy-3-methylbut-2-enyl-diphosphate synthase, producing MIKRYPTKQIFVGNVPVGGNAKIPVQSMTFSKTHDVEATVEQIRRLHFAGADIVRVAVPDYDDAHALKAIKEQSTLPIVADIHFNYRLALIAAEVVDCIRINPGNIGNKDRVKEVVKACNERGIPIRIGVNSGSLEKEFDEKYGPTAKGMVESALYNIKYLEDLGFTNMKVSLKASDVERTVEAYRMLRPLVEYPFHLGVTEAGTLFHSTIKSSIALGTLLLDGIGDTMRVSITGELEEEIKVGRAILKDSGVEAEGLNIISCPTCGRLEANLVKAVAEVERRTKHIKAPLNISVMGCVVNAIGEAKHADVAIAFGKGQGLVMVKGEVVAKLKEEDLVDKFLEAVELAAKEYKA from the coding sequence ATGATCAAACGATACCCAACCAAACAAATTTTTGTCGGCAATGTTCCTGTGGGAGGCAATGCCAAAATACCTGTACAGTCGATGACGTTTTCTAAAACTCACGATGTGGAAGCTACGGTGGAACAAATTCGCCGTTTGCATTTTGCTGGAGCTGATATTGTGCGTGTGGCTGTGCCCGATTATGACGATGCACATGCGCTGAAAGCGATTAAAGAGCAATCCACTTTACCGATTGTTGCGGACATTCACTTTAACTACCGTTTGGCGTTGATTGCTGCGGAAGTGGTGGATTGTATTCGCATTAATCCTGGTAATATTGGTAACAAAGATCGCGTTAAAGAAGTGGTTAAAGCGTGTAATGAACGAGGTATTCCTATTCGCATTGGTGTGAACAGTGGAAGCTTAGAAAAAGAGTTTGATGAGAAGTATGGACCTACCGCTAAAGGTATGGTTGAGTCGGCTTTATATAACATCAAATACCTTGAAGACCTTGGCTTTACGAACATGAAAGTCTCGCTAAAAGCGAGCGATGTTGAGCGTACTGTTGAAGCGTATCGTATGCTTAGACCTTTGGTGGAGTATCCGTTTCATTTAGGCGTCACGGAAGCGGGGACACTGTTTCATTCGACCATCAAATCTTCTATTGCTTTGGGGACTCTTTTGTTGGATGGTATTGGTGACACGATGCGTGTTTCCATCACAGGTGAGCTTGAAGAAGAGATCAAAGTAGGGCGCGCTATTTTAAAAGACAGTGGGGTGGAAGCTGAAGGTTTAAACATCATCTCCTGCCCAACATGCGGGCGTTTGGAAGCTAACCTCGTCAAAGCCGTTGCTGAAGTAGAGCGTCGCACGAAACACATCAAAGCACCTCTCAACATTTCGGTTATGGGATGTGTGGTTAATGCCATTGGCGAAGCCAAGCATGCCGATGTTGCGATTGCTTTTGGAAAAGGACAGGGTCTTGTCATGGTTAAAGGTGAAGTGGTGGCAAAACTCAAAGAAGAAGACCTTGTCGATAAATTTTTAGAAGCCGTAGAGCTTGCTGCCAAGGAGTACAAAGCATGA
- a CDS encoding replicative DNA helicase, which translates to MSNLHNVNIERSVLSSILFNPATFEDIAAVISAKDFYLPSHRYIYEAMEACEREDLPIDEEFIKKKLNQQGRFDEDAMLEILSTNPLPATKAYVEEIREKAIKRELVQLTSDIKEIAVEKDLPSNEVVDLVQQKLYQITQESGSKEFRESPEMTHATIAHIHEMKKRGNSGVVGVDSGFAEINRLTSGFGEGDLIIVAARPAMGKTAFCLNLAQNALDRGKGVAIFSLEMPAEQLMLRMLSAKTSIPLQKLKVGDMGDEQWGRLTSAADEMSKRKFFVDDNGSVDIHKVRAKLRKLKSQHPEISMAIIDYLQLMSSAGTRDRHIEVSDISRGLKLLARELNIPIIALSQLNRGLEARSDKRPMLSDLRESGAIEQDADMILFVYRDDVYRMREEKEKEQKARTEGKEYKSDFFERPEELAEVIVGKNRNGPVGVANLVFQKACTRFVDGGKNSIPIEVVQYNASISQEAKISLPPL; encoded by the coding sequence ATGAGCAATCTGCACAATGTCAACATAGAGCGCTCGGTTCTTAGCTCCATTTTATTTAATCCTGCAACATTTGAAGATATAGCTGCGGTCATTAGCGCGAAAGATTTTTACTTGCCAAGTCATCGTTACATTTACGAAGCGATGGAGGCATGTGAGAGAGAAGACCTGCCGATTGATGAGGAGTTTATCAAGAAAAAGCTTAACCAACAAGGGCGTTTTGATGAAGACGCGATGTTGGAGATTCTCTCCACCAATCCTCTACCCGCCACTAAAGCATACGTGGAGGAGATTCGTGAAAAAGCGATCAAGCGAGAGCTTGTACAGCTGACCAGCGACATCAAAGAGATTGCTGTTGAGAAAGATTTACCGTCCAATGAAGTGGTTGATTTGGTTCAACAAAAGCTCTATCAGATCACACAAGAAAGCGGTAGTAAAGAGTTTCGTGAATCCCCTGAGATGACGCATGCGACCATTGCACACATTCATGAGATGAAAAAACGTGGAAATTCTGGTGTTGTTGGTGTGGACAGCGGATTTGCTGAAATCAACCGTTTGACCTCAGGTTTTGGCGAGGGCGATCTCATCATCGTTGCGGCGCGTCCTGCGATGGGTAAAACAGCTTTTTGTTTGAATTTGGCGCAAAATGCGTTAGATCGAGGTAAAGGCGTTGCGATCTTTTCCCTTGAGATGCCAGCCGAGCAGTTGATGCTCAGGATGCTGAGCGCAAAGACTTCCATTCCTCTTCAAAAGCTCAAAGTGGGCGATATGGGCGATGAACAGTGGGGAAGACTTACGAGCGCTGCGGATGAGATGAGTAAACGCAAATTTTTCGTGGACGATAATGGCTCAGTGGATATTCATAAAGTCAGAGCGAAGCTTCGCAAACTCAAGTCTCAACACCCAGAAATTTCTATGGCAATCATCGACTACTTGCAGTTGATGAGTTCGGCTGGAACGAGAGACAGACATATCGAGGTCAGTGATATCAGTCGTGGACTTAAACTTTTAGCCAGAGAGCTTAACATTCCTATCATCGCACTTTCGCAGCTTAACCGTGGGTTGGAAGCCAGAAGTGATAAACGCCCAATGCTAAGCGATCTTAGAGAGTCTGGTGCCATTGAGCAAGATGCAGACATGATCTTGTTTGTCTATCGTGACGATGTTTACCGTATGCGTGAAGAGAAAGAGAAAGAGCAAAAAGCCAGAACTGAGGGCAAAGAGTATAAAAGTGACTTTTTTGAAAGACCTGAAGAGTTAGCCGAAGTCATTGTCGGTAAAAATAGAAATGGACCTGTTGGTGTTGCCAACCTTGTTTTTCAAAAAGCGTGTACGCGCTTTGTGGATGGCGGAAAAAATTCTATTCCGATTGAAGTCGTCCAGTACAATGCCTCGATTTCCCAAGAGGCGAAGATTAGCTTGCCTCCACTGTAA
- a CDS encoding primosomal protein N' encodes MFYYHIALLKSPLSPLTYQSEQMLEVGSVVEVSLSKHTTHGVVIAEVAKPDFDCESIALTCKTFYLPKTLELARFIAEYYVCSLGEALSLFVPYTQNTLHVNETIVTDIALSIEQQKAYEFIQTHPISLLFGDTGSGKTEIYMKLFEQTINEGKQAIFLLPEIGLTPQMKNRLKHHFGTHVAIWHSKISAKKKEQILSDLQEGKVSIIAGTRSALFLPMAHLGLIVVDEEHDESYKSGNRPRYNAKDLALLFGQKLGCKVLLGSATPTLGSFHKVPTFRLKGTFFESQSYIMYDDGEHGLSFKMTQAIQKALNAKKQVIVFLPTRANFKYITCKSCGANVECPFCSVGMSIHHNMNALKCHYCNYTEVIPKVCPKCGCEEIVATRMGTAEVSQKLTEHFSEHVVQQFDRDEVRTEKQLSSILSDFNEHKIDIMVGTQMLSKGHDYHGVGLAVILGVDALLGMSDFRSREKTLALVQQIAGRAGRKGYGEVLIQSKNSDFFKHYLSDFEQFLNDELVFRKGLYPPFKKMLRLMSSHVKDEKAKELIEKVALIAQNFPQVEVVGHGKANISKIANKYRYELLARSDSSKALLELAHAVKLLHVEADIDPLSFS; translated from the coding sequence ATGTTTTACTATCATATTGCTCTTTTAAAATCTCCTCTTTCTCCTTTAACCTACCAGTCTGAGCAGATGCTCGAAGTTGGAAGTGTTGTTGAAGTCTCTCTTTCGAAACATACCACACATGGTGTTGTCATTGCCGAAGTTGCAAAACCTGATTTTGACTGCGAGTCTATTGCTCTTACATGTAAAACATTTTATCTTCCCAAAACGCTTGAACTTGCTCGTTTTATCGCAGAGTATTATGTCTGCTCTTTGGGTGAAGCGTTGAGTCTTTTTGTGCCTTATACCCAAAATACTTTACATGTAAACGAAACGATTGTGACAGATATAGCGCTTTCCATTGAACAACAAAAAGCGTATGAATTTATACAAACACATCCTATATCACTCCTTTTTGGCGATACGGGAAGTGGTAAAACTGAAATCTATATGAAACTCTTTGAGCAAACCATCAATGAAGGCAAACAAGCCATCTTTTTGCTTCCTGAAATTGGTCTGACACCTCAGATGAAAAACCGTTTGAAACATCATTTTGGAACACACGTTGCCATTTGGCATTCTAAGATTAGTGCGAAGAAAAAAGAGCAGATACTCAGTGATCTTCAAGAGGGAAAGGTTTCCATTATCGCAGGGACGCGTTCCGCACTTTTTTTACCAATGGCGCATCTTGGTTTGATCGTCGTTGATGAAGAGCATGATGAGAGTTATAAGTCGGGCAATCGTCCTCGCTACAACGCTAAAGATTTGGCGCTTCTTTTTGGACAAAAACTTGGATGTAAAGTGCTTCTAGGCAGTGCAACGCCCACTTTAGGTAGCTTTCACAAAGTTCCAACGTTTAGGCTTAAGGGCACATTTTTTGAGTCACAAAGTTACATCATGTACGACGATGGCGAGCATGGGCTAAGTTTTAAAATGACGCAAGCGATCCAAAAAGCGTTAAATGCCAAAAAACAAGTCATCGTCTTTTTACCAACACGTGCGAATTTTAAGTACATTACATGTAAAAGCTGTGGCGCAAATGTTGAGTGCCCATTTTGTAGCGTTGGGATGAGTATTCATCACAATATGAACGCGCTTAAATGCCATTACTGTAACTACACCGAAGTGATCCCAAAAGTGTGCCCAAAATGTGGGTGCGAAGAGATCGTGGCAACGCGCATGGGAACGGCAGAGGTCAGTCAAAAGCTTACGGAGCATTTTTCTGAGCATGTCGTGCAACAGTTTGACCGCGATGAGGTGAGAACCGAAAAACAGCTCTCTTCCATTTTGAGCGACTTTAATGAGCATAAAATCGACATTATGGTCGGCACTCAGATGCTCAGCAAAGGGCATGACTACCACGGTGTAGGGCTTGCCGTCATTCTTGGCGTAGATGCACTTTTAGGCATGAGCGATTTTAGATCGCGTGAAAAAACCTTAGCGTTGGTGCAACAAATCGCAGGACGAGCAGGGCGTAAAGGGTATGGCGAAGTGCTCATTCAGAGTAAAAATAGCGACTTTTTCAAGCACTACTTGAGTGATTTTGAACAGTTTTTAAACGATGAATTGGTGTTTCGAAAAGGGCTTTACCCTCCGTTTAAAAAGATGCTGAGACTGATGAGTTCTCACGTTAAAGATGAAAAAGCCAAAGAGTTGATCGAAAAAGTAGCTCTCATCGCACAAAATTTTCCGCAGGTCGAAGTGGTAGGACACGGCAAAGCCAACATCTCCAAAATAGCCAACAAATACCGCTATGAGCTCTTGGCGCGCAGTGACTCAAGCAAAGCGTTACTGGAACTTGCCCATGCTGTAAAACTTTTACATGTAGAAGCGGATATCGATCCGTTATCATTTTCTTAA
- a CDS encoding prepilin-type N-terminal cleavage/methylation domain-containing protein produces MVKSLKACYFKQGDIRPAFTMVELVFVIVILGILAAVAIPRLGASRDDAVIVKGKSQISAIRSGIALQKSKRMLEGTVPFIPTALDTIVAASVDGNRLFNFNDGNTSNILEYPIFSQSNQDGSWVKTAANTYAFRVMGIVHSFFYDANTGIFNCTAGTYCDQLTR; encoded by the coding sequence ATGGTAAAAAGTTTAAAAGCTTGCTACTTTAAGCAGGGCGATATTCGTCCTGCTTTTACCATGGTTGAGCTTGTATTTGTTATTGTCATTCTTGGTATATTGGCAGCGGTTGCTATTCCACGACTTGGTGCTAGTCGTGATGATGCAGTTATTGTCAAAGGAAAATCGCAAATATCCGCTATTCGTAGTGGTATTGCTCTTCAAAAATCAAAACGTATGTTAGAAGGTACTGTACCTTTTATTCCTACAGCACTTGATACTATAGTAGCTGCGAGCGTAGATGGTAATAGACTTTTTAATTTTAATGATGGTAATACTTCAAATATCTTAGAATATCCAATTTTTTCACAATCCAATCAAGATGGTAGTTGGGTAAAAACAGCTGCAAATACATATGCTTTTAGAGTTATGGGTATTGTGCATTCCTTTTTTTATGATGCCAATACAGGTATATTTAATTGCACAGCGGGAACCTACTGCGACCAATTAACAAGATAG